Proteins encoded together in one Columba livia isolate bColLiv1 breed racing homer chromosome 3, bColLiv1.pat.W.v2, whole genome shotgun sequence window:
- the LOC135579147 gene encoding WD repeat-containing protein 43-like isoform X1, whose product MSFTVTDEPTFIDLTVSEVKEEVKTPVVNSDTKVLVPGIPGHSTAVKAPSSGKEKKKNKRKPGESQESIEERLEALDIDVSKVKTPGGLPQTDSFAVLLVQGLESNDAEILNRVLNTRKEHVIKNTVARMPIHAVIPLLHELTKRLQGNPYSASLMVFTQHASYLSTLPDLIPQLGMLYQLMESRVKTLQKLSRLHGRLYILVTQVAASEKAQDVADVNQTAKLVYEDESSEEEGSDDEMIADRDSDENWDEDEEKEQQSDEQDMDMTVEKEINGDSDLEPENESEEE is encoded by the exons ATGTCTTTCACAGTAACAGATGAGCCAACTTTTATTGACCTGACTGTATCAGAAGTCAAAGAAGAG GTTAAGACGCCTGTTGTGAACTCGGACACCAAAGTTCTAGTGCCTGGCATTCCAGGACATAGTACAGCTGTCAAAGCTCCATcctctggaaaggaaaaaaagaaaaacaagaggaaacCGGGAGAGTCACAG gaaagcatcGAGGAGCGCCTAGAGGCATTGGATATTGATGTGAGCAAAGTGAAAACTCCAGGTGGCCTTCCTCAAACAGATAGCTTTGCGGTACTGCTGGTTCAGGGCTTGGAAAGCAACGATGCAGAAATCTTAAAT AGAGTACTTAACACAAGGAAAGAACACGTAATAAAGAACACAGTAGCCAGAATGCCTATACATGCTGTCATTCCACTGCTGCATGAG cttacGAAGAGATTGCAGGGCAACCCATACAG tgcCTCACTAATGGTTTTTACTCAACATGCATCCTACCTTTCCACA ttgcCAGACCTTATTCCTCAGCTGGGAATGCTATACCAGTTAATGGAGAGCAGAGTAAAAACTCTGCAAAAGCTTTCCCGTCTTCACGGAAGACTCTACATTCTTGTCACCCAG GTTGCAGCATCAGAAAAAGCTCAGGATGTAGCTGACGTTAATCAGACTGCAAAGTTGGTGTATGAGGATG aatCCTCAGAGGAGGAAGGCTCAGATGATGAGATGATTGCAGATAGAGACTCTGAT gaaaactgggatgaagatgaagaaaaagagcagcaaTCTGATGAACAGGACATGGACATGACTGTTGAAAAGGAAATCAACGGTGATTCTGATTTGGAACCAGAAAATGAAAGTGAAGAAGAATAA
- the LOC135579147 gene encoding WD repeat-containing protein 43-like isoform X2: MPCGENVSDNVVKTPVVNSDTKVLVPGIPGHSTAVKAPSSGKEKKKNKRKPGESQESIEERLEALDIDVSKVKTPGGLPQTDSFAVLLVQGLESNDAEILNRVLNTRKEHVIKNTVARMPIHAVIPLLHELTKRLQGNPYSASLMVFTQHASYLSTLPDLIPQLGMLYQLMESRVKTLQKLSRLHGRLYILVTQVAASEKAQDVADVNQTAKLVYEDESSEEEGSDDEMIADRDSDENWDEDEEKEQQSDEQDMDMTVEKEINGDSDLEPENESEEE, from the exons ATGCCATGTGGGGAGAATGTCAGTGATAATGTG GTTAAGACGCCTGTTGTGAACTCGGACACCAAAGTTCTAGTGCCTGGCATTCCAGGACATAGTACAGCTGTCAAAGCTCCATcctctggaaaggaaaaaaagaaaaacaagaggaaacCGGGAGAGTCACAG gaaagcatcGAGGAGCGCCTAGAGGCATTGGATATTGATGTGAGCAAAGTGAAAACTCCAGGTGGCCTTCCTCAAACAGATAGCTTTGCGGTACTGCTGGTTCAGGGCTTGGAAAGCAACGATGCAGAAATCTTAAAT AGAGTACTTAACACAAGGAAAGAACACGTAATAAAGAACACAGTAGCCAGAATGCCTATACATGCTGTCATTCCACTGCTGCATGAG cttacGAAGAGATTGCAGGGCAACCCATACAG tgcCTCACTAATGGTTTTTACTCAACATGCATCCTACCTTTCCACA ttgcCAGACCTTATTCCTCAGCTGGGAATGCTATACCAGTTAATGGAGAGCAGAGTAAAAACTCTGCAAAAGCTTTCCCGTCTTCACGGAAGACTCTACATTCTTGTCACCCAG GTTGCAGCATCAGAAAAAGCTCAGGATGTAGCTGACGTTAATCAGACTGCAAAGTTGGTGTATGAGGATG aatCCTCAGAGGAGGAAGGCTCAGATGATGAGATGATTGCAGATAGAGACTCTGAT gaaaactgggatgaagatgaagaaaaagagcagcaaTCTGATGAACAGGACATGGACATGACTGTTGAAAAGGAAATCAACGGTGATTCTGATTTGGAACCAGAAAATGAAAGTGAAGAAGAATAA